The following are from one region of the Paenibacillus bovis genome:
- a CDS encoding RicAFT regulatory complex protein RicA family protein — MDTSGLYIREDIIAKTRELSDLIGGSEEVVHFRKAEQMIQSHERVQNLIKTIKKKQKEIVAFESLRNEKMVAKIDAEIAALQQEMDDIPLVSDFQESQVEINDLLQMVVSAIYDTVSEKINVESGKDSPPSSCGD, encoded by the coding sequence ATGGATACCTCCGGGCTCTATATTCGTGAAGATATTATCGCCAAAACCCGTGAATTGTCAGATCTGATTGGCGGAAGTGAAGAGGTTGTTCATTTTCGGAAAGCAGAACAAATGATTCAGTCCCATGAACGGGTGCAGAATCTGATCAAGACGATCAAGAAAAAGCAAAAAGAGATTGTAGCTTTTGAATCGCTCCGCAACGAAAAGATGGTTGCCAAGATCGATGCGGAAATAGCTGCTCTGCAGCAGGAGATGGATGATATTCCACTGGTATCCGATTTTCAGGAGAGTCAGGTGGAAATTAACGATCTGCTACAAATGGTAGTCTCCGCGATCTATGACACGGTATCCGAGAAAATCAATGTCGAGAGCGGCAAAGATTCACCTCCTTCGTCATGCGGCGATTAA
- a CDS encoding GNAT family N-acetyltransferase produces the protein MERSDLVMESSNYCSGALLIRLRQTDEALPLALLLTGDPDHASVERYIDYCRWWLAEYENRTAGICGILQRSTEEWEIMNIAISPSYARQGIGSQLLTEVLDSLRAMNAGKVTAGFRGSRVDVLAFYQKHGFRIMAVEHDYFAKFDQQQVENGICSRDRLVMEHIWPDAVQRRRPVAMSQFHASVSIRIAQIRDAGPLLRMKKRLDEQTTYMLLEPGERMMNEAEQRDMIRYALRSANSNIFLAELDGQIIGYMEAMGGKVSRNRHSAYIVIGVLQDYANRGIGRRLFQTMLQWAKDRELHRIELTVQSANERGIHLYRSLGFRMEGIQKNALLVDNNYVDLIQMGLLL, from the coding sequence ATGGAAAGAAGTGACCTGGTTATGGAATCCTCTAATTATTGTAGTGGTGCATTATTGATTCGTCTCAGACAGACAGATGAGGCTTTGCCGCTGGCTCTTCTTTTGACAGGTGACCCGGATCATGCATCTGTAGAAAGGTATATCGATTACTGCCGCTGGTGGCTGGCAGAGTACGAAAACCGGACGGCTGGCATATGCGGCATCCTGCAGCGAAGTACAGAGGAATGGGAGATTATGAATATAGCAATCTCGCCATCTTATGCACGTCAGGGAATAGGCAGCCAGTTGCTTACAGAAGTACTGGACAGCTTGAGAGCGATGAATGCTGGCAAAGTGACTGCAGGCTTTCGCGGCTCTAGAGTGGATGTATTGGCTTTTTATCAGAAACACGGATTTCGCATAATGGCAGTGGAACATGATTATTTTGCAAAGTTCGATCAGCAGCAGGTAGAGAATGGTATTTGTAGTCGTGATCGATTAGTGATGGAGCATATATGGCCGGATGCCGTACAGCGGCGCCGTCCTGTGGCAATGTCTCAATTTCATGCGAGTGTATCGATACGCATCGCCCAGATTCGTGATGCCGGCCCGCTGTTGCGTATGAAGAAGCGCCTGGATGAACAAACGACTTATATGCTGCTGGAGCCGGGCGAACGGATGATGAATGAAGCGGAACAGAGAGACATGATCCGCTATGCTTTGCGAAGCGCCAACTCCAATATTTTTCTCGCTGAGCTGGATGGACAGATCATTGGCTATATGGAAGCTATGGGAGGCAAGGTATCCCGCAATCGTCATAGTGCTTATATTGTCATAGGCGTACTGCAGGACTATGCCAACCGTGGAATCGGAAGACGATTATTCCAGACGATGCTGCAGTGGGCAAAGGATCGCGAGCTGCATCGGATTGAACTAACCGTACAATCTGCCAATGAGCGTGGAATTCATCTTTACCGCTCTCTCGGTTTTCGCATGGAAGGGATTCAAAAAAATGCATTGTTGGTAGACAATAACTATGTAGATCTTATTCAAATGGGATTGTTGCTGTAA
- a CDS encoding PaaI family thioesterase: MTQWDEVLKASEQMYWGLLGCRLIKSELDHITIGLTATSRHLNHMHIVHGGVLMSMMDQAMGMMSMALQDGQPCVTTNMNTHFVQAMTEGELLAEARVIHHAGRTVTLQAEVKDGNGVTGAISTATFIATRQK; this comes from the coding sequence ATGACACAGTGGGACGAAGTATTAAAAGCAAGTGAACAGATGTACTGGGGGCTGCTAGGCTGCCGCCTGATCAAAAGTGAACTGGATCATATTACAATTGGATTGACAGCTACTTCGCGCCACCTGAACCATATGCATATTGTGCATGGCGGCGTATTGATGTCTATGATGGATCAGGCAATGGGGATGATGTCCATGGCACTGCAGGATGGACAGCCCTGTGTAACCACCAATATGAATACGCATTTTGTACAGGCTATGACCGAAGGTGAACTGCTGGCGGAAGCCCGCGTTATTCACCATGCCGGACGCACGGTTACGCTGCAGGCTGAAGTGAAGGATGGCAATGGGGTGACCGGCGCTATTTCTACAGCTACTTTTATTGCAACCCGTCAGAAATAA
- a CDS encoding NUDIX domain-containing protein, which yields MTDNSKQHMYDVKKYRTPDGAPADIVMFTLTKKERKTFTKTLPLRELKVMLIRRRSWPFAGKWALPGGFSRDTESLFETAQRELKEETGVDADARHLEYLGVYSKPGRDPRGWIISHAFFALVEEEILEKRQAADDAEEVGLFTIEEALEQLELGFDHRDIIQDAYHRIQEQMLSTVIAKKFLPPEFTLSELYQVIKAVVPDFEEPNFIRKITSTRSRKGIIEEVRDEQGNPLSSNQYSQRPAQLYRFTGLMPRLSIYS from the coding sequence ATGACCGATAACAGCAAGCAGCATATGTACGATGTCAAAAAGTACCGTACGCCCGATGGAGCGCCTGCCGATATTGTTATGTTTACACTGACCAAAAAAGAACGGAAAACATTTACTAAGACGCTTCCACTGCGTGAATTGAAGGTCATGCTGATCCGCCGCCGTTCCTGGCCGTTTGCCGGAAAGTGGGCACTGCCTGGTGGATTCTCGCGGGATACCGAATCCCTATTTGAGACAGCACAGCGCGAGCTGAAGGAAGAGACAGGTGTTGATGCCGATGCACGTCATCTGGAATATCTGGGCGTATACAGCAAGCCCGGACGAGATCCTCGTGGCTGGATCATTTCCCATGCCTTTTTTGCACTGGTCGAAGAGGAGATCCTCGAAAAGCGTCAGGCTGCCGATGATGCGGAAGAAGTAGGACTGTTTACGATTGAAGAAGCACTGGAGCAGCTGGAGCTGGGCTTTGACCATCGCGATATTATTCAGGATGCCTATCACCGGATTCAGGAGCAGATGCTCAGTACGGTAATAGCCAAAAAGTTTCTGCCGCCTGAATTCACGCTTAGCGAACTGTATCAGGTGATCAAAGCAGTCGTGCCTGATTTTGAAGAACCCAACTTTATTCGCAAAATCACCTCTACACGAAGCCGTAAAGGCATCATTGAAGAAGTGCGTGATGAGCAGGGCAATCCGCTCAGTTCCAACCAGTATTCCCAGCGACCAGCCCAGTTGTACCGATTCACCGGTCTGATGCCGCGTCTATCCATTTATTCCTGA
- a CDS encoding cysteine hydrolase family protein, with protein MKALIVIDYTNDFVDGKLPVGQPGIEIEPRIVELTEQFVQAGEWVVMAVDLHDKNDQYHPESSLFPPHNIRGTTGRELYGRLKQVYEQHQQQIYWMDKTRYSAFAGTDLEMQLRQRNITDLHLIGVCTDICVLHTAVDAYNKGFTVTVHEDAVASFNAAGHEWALKHFKGTLGANVVKS; from the coding sequence ATGAAAGCCTTGATTGTAATTGATTACACCAATGATTTTGTGGATGGCAAGCTGCCTGTAGGGCAGCCGGGTATTGAGATTGAACCAAGGATCGTAGAGCTCACCGAGCAGTTTGTCCAGGCTGGAGAATGGGTAGTCATGGCAGTGGATCTGCATGACAAGAATGATCAATACCATCCTGAATCGTCCCTGTTTCCACCACATAATATACGCGGGACAACAGGGCGTGAACTGTATGGCCGTCTCAAGCAGGTCTATGAGCAGCATCAGCAGCAGATTTATTGGATGGATAAAACGCGTTATAGTGCATTTGCAGGTACCGATCTGGAGATGCAGCTGCGTCAGCGGAATATTACCGATTTGCATCTGATTGGGGTATGCACGGATATTTGCGTACTGCATACGGCAGTAGATGCTTACAATAAGGGATTCACCGTTACCGTGCATGAAGATGCGGTTGCGAGCTTCAATGCTGCGGGTCATGAATGGGCACTTAAACATTTTAAAGGTACGCTTGGTGCAAATGTGGTTAAAAGTTAA
- a CDS encoding nicotinate phosphoribosyltransferase, which translates to MKQLGLALHTDKYQINMMYAHWINGTHQKKAVFEAYFRKLPFGNGYAVFAGLERIVNYINNLTFHEDEIAFLAEQEEEYDSRFLDELRQFRFYGSISAMKEGAIVFADEPLIRVEGTILEAQLVETALLNFMNYQTLIATKASRIKQVAGDDILLEFGTRRAQEADAAIWGARAAYIAGFHGTSNVLAGAKFGIPAKGTHAHSWVQSFGNEQEAFDRYAAALPDGVTLLVDTFDTLGSGVPHAIKTAKELEARGKKMSAIRLDSGDLSYLSIQARKMLDDAGLSYVKIVASNDLDENTILDLKAQGAQIDTWGVGTQLITASDQPSLGGVYKLVECDIDGTMQPVIKISANPEKVTTPGSKDVYRIISTGSGKAIADYICFPNEDEPREGKRLKLFNPLHPYIRKYVSDYQAIAMLEPVFVEGKQVYELPSLDEIRAYHRSQLEQFWPEYLRKLNPEIYRVNISPKAWEMKQKLIAEHLPPEEA; encoded by the coding sequence ATGAAACAGCTGGGACTTGCTTTACATACGGATAAATATCAGATCAATATGATGTATGCGCACTGGATTAATGGAACGCATCAGAAAAAGGCGGTATTCGAAGCCTATTTCCGCAAGCTTCCGTTTGGCAACGGCTATGCCGTATTTGCCGGTCTGGAGCGGATCGTTAACTATATCAACAATCTGACTTTCCACGAAGACGAAATTGCTTTTCTGGCGGAACAGGAAGAAGAATATGATTCCCGTTTTCTGGATGAATTGCGTCAGTTCCGTTTTTACGGCAGCATATCTGCAATGAAGGAAGGCGCTATTGTGTTTGCGGATGAGCCGCTTATCCGGGTGGAAGGCACTATTCTGGAAGCCCAGCTTGTCGAGACGGCACTGTTGAACTTTATGAATTATCAGACGTTAATCGCGACCAAGGCTTCCCGCATCAAGCAGGTGGCCGGAGATGATATCCTGCTGGAGTTTGGTACACGACGCGCGCAGGAAGCAGACGCGGCAATCTGGGGCGCGAGAGCAGCATATATCGCCGGGTTCCATGGTACATCCAATGTGCTGGCCGGTGCCAAGTTCGGTATTCCTGCCAAAGGCACACATGCACACTCCTGGGTACAGAGCTTTGGTAATGAGCAGGAAGCGTTTGACCGTTATGCGGCAGCGCTGCCGGATGGCGTAACGCTATTGGTGGATACATTTGATACACTGGGCAGCGGAGTACCTCATGCCATCAAAACAGCCAAAGAGCTGGAAGCGCGCGGCAAAAAAATGAGTGCGATTCGTCTGGACAGTGGTGACCTGTCCTATCTGTCGATCCAGGCGCGTAAAATGCTGGATGATGCAGGACTGTCCTATGTGAAAATCGTCGCTTCCAATGATCTCGACGAGAATACCATTCTCGATCTCAAGGCTCAGGGTGCCCAGATTGATACATGGGGCGTAGGTACCCAGCTGATTACCGCTTCGGATCAGCCGTCTCTTGGCGGCGTGTACAAGCTGGTAGAATGCGATATTGACGGTACCATGCAGCCAGTTATCAAAATCTCTGCCAATCCGGAGAAAGTAACGACTCCAGGCAGCAAAGATGTATACCGGATTATCAGTACCGGCAGCGGCAAGGCAATTGCCGATTATATCTGCTTCCCGAATGAGGACGAGCCGCGTGAAGGCAAACGACTCAAGCTGTTTAACCCGCTGCATCCGTATATCCGCAAATATGTGTCGGATTATCAGGCAATCGCTATGCTGGAGCCTGTGTTTGTCGAGGGTAAGCAAGTCTATGAACTGCCATCCCTGGATGAAATCAGAGCGTATCATCGCTCCCAGCTGGAGCAGTTCTGGCCAGAGTATCTGCGCAAGCTGAACCCGGAAATTTATCGTGTGAATATCAGTCCCAAAGCCTGGGAAATGAAGCAAAAACTGATCGCCGAACATCTGCCGCCGGAAGAAGCCTGA
- a CDS encoding acryloyl-CoA reductase, whose protein sequence is MEQTFRAYVLEKQGEEVTGSIQQLSADQLPEGTVTVKVSYSDVNYKDGLASRTDGKVVNEYPFVPGIDLSGEVVKSEDSAFQPGDQVLCTGYKLGVSHYGGYSEYARVPAEWLVKLPSGLSAQEAMMIGTAGFTAALSVDALVQGGVQPHDGPVLVTGATGGVGTMAVSILSRLGYEVHASSGKAEQSEWLQELGASQVVARQETEQPVKGALGKTAWAGIIDPTGGAALGERLKTVKYRGVVAVSGNTAGVKFESSVFPFILRGVQLIGIDSVFCPVDIRQRIWNQLAADWKPETALQQGITVYDMEEIPQALATVLAGQAVGRQLIRIHSQPEA, encoded by the coding sequence ATGGAACAGACATTTCGTGCATATGTATTGGAGAAACAAGGTGAAGAAGTCACAGGCTCGATCCAGCAGTTAAGCGCTGATCAACTGCCTGAAGGTACAGTAACTGTAAAAGTATCCTACTCGGATGTTAATTATAAAGATGGACTTGCCAGCCGGACAGATGGCAAAGTGGTGAATGAATATCCATTTGTACCGGGCATTGATCTATCCGGTGAAGTAGTAAAATCTGAAGACAGTGCATTTCAACCCGGAGACCAAGTACTCTGTACCGGCTACAAGCTGGGAGTAAGCCACTATGGCGGTTACAGTGAATACGCCAGGGTCCCTGCAGAATGGCTGGTGAAGCTGCCATCCGGTCTGAGTGCACAAGAAGCCATGATGATCGGTACAGCAGGCTTTACAGCTGCTTTATCTGTAGATGCACTCGTACAAGGAGGCGTACAGCCGCATGATGGTCCGGTACTCGTAACCGGCGCAACCGGTGGCGTGGGTACAATGGCTGTATCTATCTTGAGCCGGTTAGGCTATGAGGTACATGCTTCCAGCGGCAAGGCGGAGCAGAGCGAATGGCTGCAAGAGCTGGGTGCCAGTCAAGTAGTAGCCAGACAGGAGACTGAACAACCTGTTAAGGGAGCACTCGGCAAAACAGCGTGGGCAGGCATTATTGATCCTACTGGTGGAGCTGCGCTTGGTGAACGGCTCAAGACAGTCAAGTATCGCGGTGTTGTTGCGGTATCCGGCAATACAGCAGGAGTAAAGTTTGAGAGCAGTGTATTTCCTTTTATCCTGCGCGGCGTACAATTAATTGGAATTGATTCGGTATTTTGTCCGGTAGATATCCGTCAGCGTATCTGGAATCAGCTGGCAGCGGACTGGAAGCCCGAAACAGCGCTGCAGCAGGGAATCACGGTATACGACATGGAAGAGATTCCCCAGGCACTGGCAACCGTATTGGCAGGCCAGGCAGTAGGCAGACAGTTGATCCGTATCCATAGTCAGCCGGAAGCTTGA
- a CDS encoding MogA/MoaB family molybdenum cofactor biosynthesis protein, producing MRSVDEHRAEAPDTVKCMVITVSDTRTPETDTGGQLLQTLLTEHGYQVVDYRIVQDDYQEIRELLHNNAEREDVEAILLTGGTGIAPRDVTYEAVQSLLTKELPGFGEIFRYLSFAEDIGSAAILSRAIAGTLGRTAVFSMPGSRGAVKLAMERIILPELGHVMREIYKK from the coding sequence ATGCGATCTGTAGATGAACACCGGGCAGAAGCCCCTGATACTGTGAAATGTATGGTTATTACCGTCTCCGATACACGCACTCCCGAGACAGATACAGGCGGTCAGCTGCTCCAGACTTTGCTGACCGAACATGGTTACCAGGTTGTCGATTACCGGATCGTCCAGGACGATTACCAGGAGATTCGCGAACTGCTGCACAATAATGCCGAGCGTGAAGACGTGGAAGCCATTCTACTGACCGGAGGTACCGGTATCGCGCCACGCGATGTTACCTACGAAGCGGTACAGAGTCTGCTAACCAAAGAGCTGCCGGGATTCGGCGAGATTTTCCGCTATTTGAGTTTTGCCGAAGATATTGGCTCCGCTGCTATTCTGAGTCGGGCGATTGCCGGAACGCTGGGCCGTACGGCTGTCTTTTCCATGCCAGGTTCACGCGGTGCAGTCAAGCTCGCTATGGAGCGAATCATTTTGCCGGAACTGGGTCATGTGATGCGGGAAATTTACAAAAAGTAG
- a CDS encoding CobW family GTP-binding protein, which yields MTTPVYILSGFLGSGKTTLLQQMLQSWRDEGKTPAVIMNEIGDVNLDGMMLDQDVAMAELLSGCICCSNRVDLGLELYNLMQNEQPDMIVIEASGVANPIEILDAVTEIALYNPLELRNLITVVDTAHLWQLYKEQQGKTYRLMQEQIRSASLLVLNKSDLVSPEQLEQVQSIVRGWNAYAPVHIAVRCNVDRSQYEQEGASLSSEQNSSTTAEHDVQSCAICSTSDSAEPVHDETIAEHAGHRHMHHSHEHVMVYTHYFQQPVNSEEFEKIIAKLPAEVYRAKGILTFSDTSSRFLFQYAYRQMDFMKTIPQKPVPDVAVFIGEYFDKRQIQEQLLTLERQATES from the coding sequence ATGACAACGCCTGTATATATTTTATCCGGATTTCTGGGAAGCGGGAAAACAACACTACTGCAGCAAATGCTGCAAAGCTGGCGCGATGAAGGCAAAACACCAGCCGTTATTATGAATGAGATCGGTGATGTCAATCTGGATGGTATGATGCTGGATCAGGATGTAGCGATGGCTGAGCTGCTAAGTGGGTGCATTTGCTGTTCGAATCGGGTCGATCTGGGGCTTGAACTGTACAATCTGATGCAAAATGAACAACCCGACATGATCGTAATCGAAGCATCTGGCGTTGCCAATCCCATCGAAATTCTCGATGCGGTCACCGAGATTGCTCTGTATAATCCCCTCGAGCTGCGCAATTTGATTACGGTAGTGGATACTGCGCATCTATGGCAGCTGTATAAAGAACAGCAGGGCAAGACCTATCGGCTCATGCAGGAGCAGATTCGATCGGCATCCCTGCTTGTTCTTAACAAAAGTGATCTGGTCAGTCCCGAGCAGCTGGAGCAGGTGCAGAGTATTGTGCGTGGCTGGAATGCCTATGCTCCGGTTCATATTGCAGTGCGATGTAATGTGGATCGTTCGCAATACGAGCAGGAGGGCGCTTCGCTCAGTAGCGAACAAAATTCGAGCACCACGGCAGAACATGATGTACAAAGCTGCGCAATATGCAGTACTTCAGACTCGGCAGAACCGGTACATGATGAGACGATAGCAGAACATGCTGGACACCGGCATATGCACCATTCGCATGAACACGTGATGGTGTATACGCATTATTTTCAGCAGCCGGTTAACAGCGAAGAATTCGAAAAAATCATTGCCAAGCTGCCTGCAGAAGTGTACCGTGCCAAAGGTATCCTGACGTTCAGTGATACGTCAAGCCGCTTCCTGTTCCAGTATGCCTACCGGCAGATGGATTTTATGAAAACGATACCTCAAAAACCGGTTCCGGATGTCGCTGTATTTATTGGAGAATATTTTGATAAACGACAGATCCAGGAACAATTGCTGACACTGGAGCGTCAAGCGACAGAATCCTGA
- a CDS encoding four-helix bundle copper-binding protein — protein sequence MSTPQQYHSYIEACVEAMNACNISYISNLKEYDLEKLCDCIRINRDCAEICSFTAQALSQGSIFAAEIAEVCAKACEACIDECQKHPQTHCQECVEACRRCAQMCRELMEMKVPV from the coding sequence ATGTCAACACCACAACAATATCATTCGTATATCGAGGCATGTGTAGAAGCAATGAATGCCTGCAATATTTCTTATATTTCCAACCTCAAGGAATATGATCTGGAGAAGTTGTGCGATTGCATTCGTATCAACCGGGATTGTGCAGAGATTTGCTCCTTTACAGCACAGGCATTGAGCCAGGGAAGCATCTTCGCTGCCGAAATCGCCGAAGTGTGCGCCAAAGCCTGCGAAGCTTGTATTGATGAATGCCAGAAGCATCCGCAAACGCATTGCCAGGAATGTGTAGAGGCATGCCGCCGCTGCGCCCAAATGTGCAGAGAACTGATGGAAATGAAAGTTCCTGTATAA
- the argS gene encoding arginine--tRNA ligase produces the protein MSTVGLFVKEAAEMLQKVTDIDTAELTRLLETPPSVAMGDLAFPCFTLAKSWRRAPQQIAAELCSRISEQPDYAHIQVSAAGAYVNMHWDRTACSKSLLEQISQEQHYQLHTGQGQRIIIDMSSPNIAKPFGVGHLRSTVIGAALYRLYRAAGYDPVRVNHIGDWGTQFGKQITAHLRWSDPVQMEQNPIGEALRVYIKFHDEAAEHPELEDEARDWFRKLENGDAQALELWRYFVDVSMASLDRMYERLGVEFDAVLGESFYNDKMPAVVDRLRELNLLEESDGALVVRLDEQDMPPCLIIKSDGTTIYPTRDLATAIYRKEVMEGDRLVYVVGGEQTLHFRQVFAVLRKMGLDWAEDCIHVPFGLMKVNGKKMSTRKGKVVFLEEVLDEAVQQAARIIEEKNPELPNKEEVARQVGVGAIIFNDLKNNRQNEIDFSLEEAVSFEGETGPYVQYAYARIQSILRRAAQHTAANELPAGIEQHSTQDQSDPAATVEEPSGWTDSAWELLCHLAGYDSELERAVRLHEPSIMARYALQTARLFNQFYSHNRILDSSPVWREQRLELSRQTGEYLARLMELLGMKAPQQM, from the coding sequence ATGAGTACAGTAGGATTATTTGTTAAAGAAGCAGCAGAAATGCTGCAAAAAGTGACCGATATCGATACGGCTGAGCTGACCCGGCTGCTGGAGACACCGCCATCAGTAGCGATGGGGGATCTGGCTTTTCCATGCTTTACGCTGGCCAAATCCTGGCGCCGTGCTCCGCAGCAGATTGCTGCCGAGCTGTGCAGCCGGATCAGCGAGCAGCCGGACTATGCACATATTCAGGTATCTGCTGCCGGCGCATACGTAAATATGCACTGGGATCGGACAGCATGCAGTAAGTCTCTACTGGAACAGATTAGCCAAGAGCAGCATTATCAACTGCACACAGGTCAAGGACAACGTATTATTATCGATATGTCTTCGCCTAATATTGCCAAGCCGTTTGGAGTCGGACATCTGCGCTCTACTGTAATTGGCGCAGCATTGTATCGTTTATATCGTGCTGCTGGATATGACCCTGTACGTGTCAATCATATCGGTGATTGGGGTACCCAGTTTGGCAAGCAGATCACTGCACATCTGCGGTGGAGTGATCCTGTACAAATGGAGCAGAATCCGATCGGAGAAGCCCTTCGTGTATATATCAAATTTCATGATGAAGCAGCAGAGCATCCAGAGCTGGAGGATGAAGCACGTGACTGGTTTCGCAAGCTGGAAAATGGAGATGCCCAGGCACTGGAATTGTGGCGTTACTTTGTAGATGTGAGCATGGCGTCACTGGATCGGATGTATGAGCGCCTGGGTGTGGAATTCGATGCGGTACTGGGTGAGAGCTTTTATAATGATAAAATGCCTGCGGTTGTAGATCGTCTGCGTGAGCTGAATCTGCTGGAGGAAAGCGATGGAGCTCTGGTCGTTCGCCTGGATGAACAGGATATGCCTCCATGTCTGATTATCAAATCTGATGGTACCACCATCTATCCGACCCGCGATCTAGCAACAGCTATTTATCGCAAGGAAGTGATGGAGGGCGACCGTCTCGTCTATGTAGTGGGTGGTGAACAGACGCTACATTTCCGTCAGGTATTTGCCGTACTGCGCAAAATGGGTTTGGATTGGGCAGAAGATTGCATACATGTGCCTTTTGGTCTGATGAAAGTAAATGGCAAAAAAATGTCTACACGCAAAGGGAAAGTTGTATTTCTGGAAGAAGTACTGGATGAGGCAGTGCAGCAGGCAGCCCGCATTATCGAAGAAAAAAATCCGGAATTGCCAAACAAAGAAGAGGTGGCTCGGCAGGTCGGCGTAGGCGCCATCATTTTTAATGATCTCAAAAATAATCGTCAAAATGAGATCGATTTCTCGCTGGAGGAAGCGGTAAGCTTTGAAGGAGAGACCGGCCCTTATGTACAGTACGCTTATGCCCGGATTCAAAGTATTCTGCGGCGTGCTGCGCAGCATACGGCAGCTAATGAATTGCCGGCGGGTATTGAACAGCATTCCACGCAGGATCAGTCTGATCCTGCAGCTACAGTAGAAGAACCCTCAGGTTGGACGGATAGTGCCTGGGAGCTGCTCTGCCATCTGGCCGGCTATGACAGCGAACTGGAACGGGCGGTTCGGCTGCATGAGCCTTCGATTATGGCGAGATATGCACTGCAGACGGCCAGATTGTTCAATCAATTTTACAGTCATAATCGTATTCTGGACAGTTCGCCTGTCTGGCGTGAACAACGTCTGGAACTAAGCCGTCAGACGGGTGAATATCTGGCTCGTTTAATGGAACTGCTGGGTATGAAAGCACCACAGCAAATGTAA
- a CDS encoding S-layer homology domain-containing protein — protein MWNSKKKTAALLALSCALAGGGVAAAAAFSDVQGSNNQSIVSSLQEKGIINGVTATQFKPNQQLTQPQAIQMLVNAFDMKGPETASGQAWYTEAVAAARANELSIPANLKASAPVTREQFAIWLHQAINTTGQYPTTKMMIIFKDQSSISKEASNAIQDLANMNVIPRSSVGQEFKPKEAITRLDAAKWVYSAVEMVERHNQPQAGDDTSTSPQPSEGEQMANTPEMSISSTADGKQKVTLHVELPNPGYNLKIDNVKLTDDKRAIISYSLQQPEPGMMYPQVITEGTAATIIPAGYTPELVK, from the coding sequence ATGTGGAATTCGAAAAAGAAAACAGCAGCGCTGTTAGCATTATCCTGTGCACTTGCAGGCGGCGGAGTAGCTGCCGCAGCAGCATTCTCTGATGTGCAAGGTTCCAATAACCAGTCAATTGTCAGTTCTTTGCAGGAAAAAGGAATTATTAACGGGGTGACCGCTACTCAGTTCAAACCGAATCAGCAGTTGACCCAGCCACAGGCGATCCAGATGCTGGTTAACGCATTTGATATGAAAGGTCCCGAGACAGCTTCCGGACAAGCATGGTATACAGAAGCCGTAGCAGCTGCTCGTGCCAATGAGCTGTCTATTCCGGCCAATTTGAAGGCTTCCGCGCCGGTTACACGCGAGCAATTCGCGATCTGGCTGCATCAGGCGATTAATACAACCGGACAGTACCCAACTACCAAAATGATGATCATTTTCAAAGATCAGAGCAGCATCAGCAAAGAAGCTTCCAATGCGATCCAGGATCTGGCCAATATGAATGTAATCCCGCGCAGCTCGGTCGGTCAGGAATTTAAGCCTAAAGAGGCTATTACACGCTTGGATGCTGCTAAATGGGTCTACAGTGCAGTTGAAATGGTAGAACGCCATAACCAGCCGCAAGCAGGTGACGATACCAGCACTTCACCACAACCATCGGAAGGTGAGCAAATGGCCAATACTCCTGAAATGAGCATCAGCAGCACAGCAGACGGCAAGCAAAAAGTTACGCTGCATGTAGAACTGCCAAATCCCGGTTACAATCTAAAGATTGATAATGTGAAATTGACTGACGACAAGCGGGCGATTATCAGCTATTCCCTGCAGCAGCCAGAGCCGGGTATGATGTATCCGCAGGTGATTACCGAAGGTACGGCTGCAACGATTATTCCGGCAGGCTATACACCAGAGCTGGTTAAATAA